Within the Fusarium keratoplasticum isolate Fu6.1 chromosome 1, whole genome shotgun sequence genome, the region CCTTCCAAATTCGCTTAACAGCCTCGGTGATGCCGACGTCGTTGGTCTCAAACTCGTACAGTCCCACGCCGACAATCACCGTCGCGATGTTGAGCAGCCAGTCAAAGATCTTGCGGAGGCCGGCGTAGGTGCGCTTGGGGATGTAGTCGATGACGACCTGCTGGAAGCCCATGTgggagtggaggaggaggacgctGCAGAGGATGGCGTCGAGGGTGGGGTTGAGGGAGCCAGAGGCGAAGGGGGCGATGGTCAGGGGAACGAGgccggcggcgaggaggcgCTCGAAGGACCAGTGGTAGGAGCCGTGGGCGGCGCTGGGCTCAGGAACGGGGGCAGGGTCGTTGACTGCGAGAGAGTGTCAGTTTATCATGTGAAGCCGGTATGCGACTTGGAGATCATACCGCCGCCCTCGATTCGCTCTGCAAAACATGTCAGTACAAGCTTGAAAACACATTGGCTGTATACAGGAAAACTCACGAGGACCAGGAGGGAGAATGGCACTCCGTCGGGTAGAGTTGTGGAAAGCAGCAACACCCATGGGCTTCATGAAGACGCCTCGGGTCGCGACGGAGGGGGCAGCGGCCCATCGAGAAGCCAGGGCGGTCTGCCTAAGCAGAGAGGGACGCACAATTGAGGCCATGGTGAATTGAATATGCGGTCGGCGGCGCTCAATTGGGTTGGCTGTATCGAGggcgtggaggagggtgaggttgatgatgatgtatgGGATTCTCGAGTCGCTGTAAACCTGAGTCGGAGGAATTGCCGAGGATCTCGAATTGCAAGCCTCGTGATTGGTCGGCTGCATTCCGATCAAGGCCGTGAAGCCGGATGAGTCGGGACGCAACAATGCTTCTCCGATGATGGTTCCGAGGATGCCTGTGATTGGTTAGACTTTCAATATCGCGTGGGATTTTTTTTGGACGGCGGCTTCGGAGCCATCATAGGAAGAGTGGATGAGTTGATGCTCAATTCTTGGTGTTTCTACCATTCGTTTCTTTCCAATTAGCCAGGACGAGGCAATTGGGTTCGAAACTCCAATTTACAGCCATGGCGTCCCGCCTCGCCGTCTCCAGGCTCGCGCCTTCGAGACCCCTCATCCGTCCGACTTCCTTTGACCGACAGAGACCCCTCCTCATAAGCTTCCAAGTTCGAGGTGTCTCAACATCACATCTTATCCAGGTCGCCGCAGGCCAACAACGGTGGAAAGAGAGGGGCGACAAGATTCAGAATGGAGAGCTTCCACACGTCTGGGATCTCCTGCAGGAGCGAGGTTATATCAAGGACGTTGCAGGGTATGTCAGAATGCGCCTGGTATACATGGATGTGACCTAACATGTTGGTCAGAGACCCCGAGAGGATCAAGGAGATTATGCGAGTTAAGCGGATAGGCACCTACGTCGGAATTGACCCGACAGCCGACTCTCTGCACGTCGGCCACCTACTACCTCTGAtgcccttgttcttgatgtgGTTCCATGGCCACCCCGCCGTCACCTTGATCGGTGGCTCGACCGCTCGAATTGGCGACCCTACCGACCGACTCGAGAGCCGCAAGATATTGACCAACTCGGAAATCTCAAAGAACATCACAAAGATGCACGTGCAGCTGACAAAGTTATGGGCAAACGTTCAGCACCTGAGGATAAAGTACGGCTACGAGAAGGACTGGGCTGCCAAGCATCACTTGTTGAACAACAACATGTGGCTAGGGAACCTCACCCTGTACGACTTCGCCAAGAGGATAGCTAGACACACCAGGATTGGGCCCATGCTGAGCAAGGAGACGTAAGTTCCATCTCACATCGTCCAGAAGTATGCATCTAACCGTTCGCAGTGTGAGGCGCAAGATGACTGAGGGAGACGGCATGTCCCTGGGCGAGTTCATATACCCTCTCCTCCAGGGCTGGGACTTTTGGCACATGTACAACAGACTCGGCATCCAGATGCAGATTGGAGGCTCCGACCAGTACGGCAACATCGTCGCCGGAATCGACGCCCTCAAGACCATCCGCGACACTGAGGAAGCGCCTCACGCCAAGATGCCCACCACTTGGGAGCATGAGCCCATTGGCTTCACCGTTCCCCTGCTGACTGACTCTTCGGGCGCCAAGTTTGGCAAGAGTGCTGGCAACGCCATCTGGCTGGACGAGTTCAAGACGTCGGCTTTTGATCTGTACGGATACTTTGTTCGACGgtcggacgaggaggtgGAGAAGTTGCTCAAGCTGTTCACCTTTATGCCCCTGGAGAGTATCGCCAAGACCATGGAGGAGCACCGCGCCAACCCCCAGGAACGGGTCGCGCAGCACACTCTAGCCTTTGAGGTCGTCTCACTCATTCACGGCTCACAAAAGGCACTCcaggaggccaagcagcaCGAGTTCCGGTTCGGCGGCACGCTTCCCTCCGTCGTCAATGAGCCAACTCAGGAGACTGGCATTGTCACCTCCAACAACGCCCCCAGGAGCGACATCAAGCTCCCTCGTTCCATCATGAAGAGCTCCCCCGCCAAGATCCTCTTCGCTTCGGGTCTTGCTacaagcagcagcgacggccAGCGACTTCTCAGCCAGCAGGGTGCCTACATCGCTGCTCAGCCGGGCCAGAAGAGGGGTCTTGTTCCCGGTAACCTATCTTGGACGCCGATGAAAGCTTGGTTCCCCGAGGAGACGGCCAAGTTCCTCATCGACGACTGCATGCTTATCCTACGCAAGGGCAAGCACAACGTGCGCATCGTGGAGCTCATCCCCGATGAGGAGTGGGAGGCCAGCGGCCAGATCTACCCTGGCCAGCCCTTCACTGGTGTCATGCGCAGGATGAAGGACGCACTTaagaaggaggctgcggcagacggcaagaagctcaaggatgatgaGCTGGCCGAGATTGCACTCGAAAGGTATTCCAGCGGAAACAGGCTCAGCGTGGCCAACAACCCAGATATCGAGCTGCCCAACAAGCAGGAATATCGCAAACGCGGCCGGATGAACAACAACTACAGGCGgtaaaagaaagaaaagaatggACGAACTGGCTTGAATGGGCATTCAAGCCGTGTAAGATGACGCTGTACATTACTGTAATCTGCATGATACCATAGATGAGATGTGATGTAAAATAAATAACTCATGAGTACAAAACGCTGGTTCTCGGTTTATCGGTAGAAGACGACCAAATCTCCCTTTGGAACTGGtagcttcttgagcttctccataATCTCACTATCCGTCAGGTTCTGCTCCGTGATAATCTGGTCAAAGTGATGGCAACCATCAGTGTACTTTTGCAGAGGATCTCCTCCAGGAACCGGTCGGCTCTGGccagaggccaaggcagcgAGGTACTGCTTAGAGACGACAAACTTGTGGACGCGGTAGAGACAGCCCTTGATAACGCCGAATTGGACGAGTCTGCGGACATCGACGAATCGCAGGACCTCAAAGCCCGCATCTTGATGGCCCTTGAGCCACTCCATGACGGTTCTTCCAGGCGCAAAGGTAGAcatgagcttgatgaggtgATAGTTGCTGACACGACCACGGCCATGTGAGACATATGCCGCACACTCATCAACCATACCGTCAAGGTTGCGGATAAAGTCGTGGATGCCCGGGCGCGGGGCGTAGCaggcggagaagaagaacatgtctaggaggaggatggtgtcATAGTAGAGAAGGTGGCGCAGAGCCGTCTTTGCGAGCTCCAGCGAGACCGATGCAGCATGGGCGATGCGGCGGACATCAGACACGCCGTCAATGTGAGAGATTACCTTTTGAAGGGTGAGGTCCCAGGTTGGGTCAACAATGTCTGCAAACTTGGTCTTGGGGACGGGGACGTGCCAGCCCCGGACACGGGGAGGGTCGACGTGATGAGGGAAGAGCTTCATGTTGATGGTATTGGCTTCATCTGTCGACTCGTGAGTTTTCTGTCTTGTGTAGTTTGGGATTGTTTGACATACCAACTGGAATCATGCACTCTCCATAgttgtcgagatcctccTTGACAATCTCAAGCAAACTATCAATGGGCCTCCTCCCGGGGCCCTTGGTCTCAGCATTCTGACTCAAATACTcattctgcttctccatctcggaAAAGGTCGAAGCCAACCCGCGGACGACGCGTTCATACGGGACATGGTCAACATCGGCgtcgaggacaaggccaaagttgaagatgaactcGTTGCGCAGATACTTTGTGTGGGGGATGACGACGGGGTGGCCGAGGACGGTGTACTTGCCGTCcggggtgttgatggtgaggTAGCGGTTGCAAAAGGCCTGGCGGGGGATGATGTACTCGTGCAGGAcatcaaagtcgatgagGGGCGGCTTGGTTGAGTTGTCGACGGGGGTGATACAGCCCGCGGGAGATTGGGCGACAATCTTGGGGCCTGTAGGATGTTAGAGGTTGTTTCTGTTGGTGGCGAGTGTGTGAGATGATTTACCCTCTTGGGGGAAGAACCTGGCGTAAAAGATGCCTTGGATCATGATGGCTGCGGGCTCATCGTCTGGTGTTGATCATGCCCTTGTTTTCGGTTGAAGTCGAGCGAGATCTTTACACTTGCAGATGATCCAGACTTATTGCATTGTTAAAGGTCGCCAATTCCTTCTCTATTATGCTTTGAGGGAATACGATAGCTTTGTACGTTTTGAATGGTTGGGAGATGTCGATGTGAGGTTATCGTCTCATTCAGCGATCGATGCGCATTGGTTCAGTGAACTGAGAGCGACAGTAGCGCCCCGCCATGGAGATCTACCAAAGTTGGTTACCCTAGACCCTTGCAGTTGGTTGGGTCGGATCTTCATTCTGTAGGCATTGAAGATGGAACGATATCATTGGCGGGGTTATTACTGCGTATAATTATCTCTTTTATCCTGGTATGGTTGTTTTGGTATGCGCATTTGCCCCTATCATGTTGCAACAAGACTTGCTTCTAGGCTTTGTCACAAGCAATCTGGCGATAGAAGGTGGTGGATCGCAATGGAAGAGACTATCAACATCCTTAGAAGAGAGTCAAACTGTCCTTACCTAGGCCTGAGGAATATGTTTATGTCTTCACCCCTTCTCATGAGACTCAGCGATCATCACCAACTCTCACATATCACAAACGACTTGAGTCTAGTCGCGCGCATCTTCAGCGCCTCGGTTTCTATAGCATCTGTTCTCCTTCAAGGTTCTCCACCCTCGCGCGTCATTGGCAGCGCAGTCTGCCCCACGTCACCGCCGGCGGCTGTAGTGCCTCCCGTCAGTACATGCTCGCTTGTCTGTGTCGCCGCCTGGAAACCACCACCTTCGGCCGACTTGGCAACCGTAACCtcacctcgcctcgcctcacCACGAGAAACGCCTCTCCCGCAGCATCTCGCATACATATCGAGTAGCGCGATAGCAAATCGCTCCCGCAGCTGCCACTCTTCTACGGCCTCCGCGCACTCCCGATATCGCCTCACCTAATCACCTCTCCTGCGCTGCGCCGTGTGTCAACATCTCGCCTCCCctcaccatggccgacaaCGCCGAGTCGAGCGGCGACGCTCAAATCAccttcaaggtcaagacgtCGTCCGATAGCACCCACGTCATCACCATGCCCGAGACCGCGACCGTCCTcgacctcaagaccaagctcgCCGGCGAGGACT harbors:
- a CDS encoding Succinate dehydrogenase [ubiquinone] cytochrome b small subunit; translated protein: MASIVRPSLLRQTALASRWAAAPSVATRGVFMKPMGVAAFHNSTRRSAILPPGPQRIEGGVNDPAPVPEPSAAHGSYHWSFERLLAAGLVPLTIAPFASGSLNPTLDAILCSVLLLHSHMGFQQVVIDYIPKRTYAGLRKIFDWLLNIATVIVGVGLYEFETNDVGITEAVKRIWKA
- a CDS encoding Tyrosine--tRNA ligase, producing MASRLAVSRLAPSRPLIRPTSFDRQRPLLISFQVRGVSTSHLIQVAAGQQRWKERGDKIQNGELPHVWDLLQERGYIKDVAGDPERIKEIMRVKRIGTYVGIDPTADSLHVGHLLPLMPLFLMWFHGHPAVTLIGGSTARIGDPTDRLESRKILTNSEISKNITKMHVQLTKLWANVQHLRIKYGYEKDWAAKHHLLNNNMWLGNLTLYDFAKRIARHTRIGPMLSKETVRRKMTEGDGMSLGEFIYPLLQGWDFWHMYNRLGIQMQIGGSDQYGNIVAGIDALKTIRDTEEAPHAKMPTTWEHEPIGFTVPLLTDSSGAKFGKSAGNAIWLDEFKTSAFDLYGYFVRRSDEEVEKLLKLFTFMPLESIAKTMEEHRANPQERVAQHTLAFEVVSLIHGSQKALQEAKQHEFRFGGTLPSVVNEPTQETGIVTSNNAPRSDIKLPRSIMKSSPAKILFASGLATSSSDGQRLLSQQGAYIAAQPGQKRGLVPGNLSWTPMKAWFPEETAKFLIDDCMLILRKGKHNVRIVELIPDEEWEASGQIYPGQPFTGVMRRMKDALKKEAAADGKKLKDDELAEIALERYSSGNRLSVANNPDIELPNKQEYRKRGRMNNNYRR